In the Candidatus Bathyarchaeia archaeon genome, GAACACGGCTGAGGAAGCCGAGGTGATGGCTAAGAAGGGTGTAGATGGTATAGCCAGCGACAAACCCGACATACTCTAAACTTTATACACGTTAAGGATACAAAAAATTTATCAGTTTAGAACCCAATGTGGGCTGGGGACTTTGATGTCGTTTGAATCAGGAAAAACCTTGGGAAAAATCAGCAGTTTACTAACCGTGATTTTACCCGTGATAGTGGTGCCCTTAGTTGTCCTTTTCATGTTCTTGGCGGTACCTGTGTCTTCAACGGGGGCAATCTTACCCGCTTTCGTGTTACCTTACGTTGCCCTTGCAGGTTTAGGGCTGGTCAGCTTCATCCTCTTCCTTTTAGCCATGCACAACCTATCAAAATACTACAATCGACCTGCAATCTTCAAAAACGTCCTATACGGAATTATCGTGAATATTGTTGGCGTAATTGTTGTTTTAGTGGTGGAATCTGCTTTCCTCACCATCGTTACAAGGCAAGTTCACGTTGACGTACCTAATGCTCTATCTAATGGTCCCTTAGCCGTTTCTTCAGTGCAATCAGTGTTCTTACCCGTCGTGTCGCTGCTGCTGACCGTGTTCATTTTCGGCATCATTTCAGCATTCTTTTACATGCGCGCCTTCAACGCTTTAAGCGAAGAATCAGGCGTAACCGCATTCAGAACCGCTGGGGTGCTGTACCTAATTGGCACTGTTTTAACCCTCGTCATGGTGGGTGCCTTGCTGGTTTGGGTTGCTTGGATTTTTGTGGCGATAGGTTTCTTCTCACTAAACTCCTCCCCCAAAACGGCGCCAGTAACCTCCACTAAC is a window encoding:
- a CDS encoding DUF996 domain-containing protein, which produces MSFESGKTLGKISSLLTVILPVIVVPLVVLFMFLAVPVSSTGAILPAFVLPYVALAGLGLVSFILFLLAMHNLSKYYNRPAIFKNVLYGIIVNIVGVIVVLVVESAFLTIVTRQVHVDVPNALSNGPLAVSSVQSVFLPVVSLLLTVFIFGIISAFFYMRAFNALSEESGVTAFRTAGVLYLIGTVLTLVMVGALLVWVAWIFVAIGFFSLNSSPKTAPVTSTNSSAEQLSSSTSQMKYCTYCGAPNNTDDIYCNRCGRSLTT